In 'Nostoc azollae' 0708, the following are encoded in one genomic region:
- a CDS encoding substrate-binding domain-containing protein has translation MWQQEKKDGVIVNLVLSLALATSGVVANLFVLAPTQAELKSDFTTFPLPQTVEDGIKVRIDGSASLVMINQSLKDTFENQFSGTQIEVGVNSADADAALKTLLEGKIDIAAIARDLTPAEKARGLEQVHLHREKIAIIVGANNPFPGSLTPEKFAKIFRGQIKDWSELGVQSGKIRLINRPSTSNTHNAFRDYSVFQTAEFPTRTNPTQIAEDKTAQIIQQLGTDVISYVIANQVSKLLDVRVLKIKGVTPGNSQYPFSQPLVYVYKQNPNPGVVGFLSLTLAPVRKKALEPPREAEASAIAASSLQSVNRETLTTSSSKPQPLLTVAPSENSTISTTPQSQTPINTLGSGNEQQFVSPLENDPLEDKNVILLIVLSLLPIFGLGGFLTWWFKRKLRSVDEKTDNLETLISSTSTTETISITPDDYSILPYLENGSCTNGISHLNQTTTTTSMLSDKEYLNLTQEDNLTGNLLTAIVTGTNTRVDHTNDFDIPTETIAVDCGEVVWDTEAPVAVVNTPYPSVPRISGITFDVELLTYELTTSLSELLDNPAAPFHQDTTTPLSEVIGFPPISSDADSSTSLSELLGMAATSLDTDSSNTPLKLRPVSTKEPITSLSELLGLPPETLDLDIALSKDETTSSLPELLDELGDLFNNLAEAELKIDLTPEEFSSDLSISSMFSEETIDYAILKTDAKIEVSSELKIRTNITEFASFLDIDTDSSIVFTPRTPKWAYVSWYVSETHKEVLRKKGGRLLAVRLYDATDIDLSYQTPQLVQQYECEEATCDRYIDIPTSNRDYITEIGYTTDNNCWLGIARSGTIRIFNPPSEDFWFVTDTELVIHGSTEPGAKVTIDDHEIEIQPDGTFNFRVPFSNSLLQYLMTATAARGEQTITILKKFSQENPED, from the coding sequence ATGTGGCAACAAGAAAAAAAAGATGGTGTAATCGTTAATCTGGTATTATCGCTGGCCTTAGCTACCAGTGGTGTGGTAGCCAACTTATTTGTGTTAGCTCCTACACAGGCAGAATTAAAATCTGATTTTACTACTTTCCCGCTGCCGCAAACAGTGGAGGATGGAATCAAAGTGCGAATTGATGGTTCTGCGAGTTTGGTCATGATTAACCAAAGCCTAAAAGATACATTTGAGAACCAATTTTCTGGTACACAGATAGAAGTGGGGGTGAATAGTGCTGATGCTGATGCTGCACTCAAGACTTTGCTAGAAGGCAAAATTGATATAGCTGCCATCGCACGAGACCTAACTCCAGCAGAAAAAGCTCGAGGTTTAGAACAAGTCCATTTGCACCGAGAAAAAATAGCCATCATCGTTGGTGCAAATAATCCCTTTCCAGGAAGTTTGACTCCTGAAAAATTTGCTAAAATTTTTCGAGGCCAAATTAAGGACTGGTCAGAACTAGGAGTTCAATCTGGTAAGATCCGGCTAATTAATCGACCCTCAACAAGCAATACTCATAATGCCTTTCGTGATTATTCAGTTTTTCAAACTGCTGAGTTTCCTACACGAACGAATCCGACTCAAATAGCTGAAGATAAAACTGCCCAAATTATCCAACAATTAGGTACAGATGTCATTAGCTATGTTATAGCTAATCAAGTATCAAAGCTACTAGATGTGCGAGTTCTGAAAATCAAGGGAGTTACACCAGGTAATTCTCAATATCCATTTTCTCAGCCTTTGGTTTACGTTTACAAGCAAAATCCCAACCCAGGAGTAGTTGGTTTTCTGAGTCTTACCCTTGCACCTGTAAGAAAAAAGGCGCTAGAACCTCCTAGAGAAGCTGAAGCCTCTGCGATCGCAGCCAGTTCTTTACAAAGTGTTAATCGAGAAACTTTAACAACTTCCTCATCAAAACCTCAACCCCTACTAACTGTTGCACCATCTGAAAATTCCACTATAAGTACCACTCCACAATCACAAACTCCAATCAATACTCTTGGTTCTGGTAATGAACAACAGTTTGTGAGTCCTCTGGAAAATGATCCGCTTGAGGATAAGAACGTCATACTCTTAATAGTTTTATCGCTATTGCCAATTTTTGGTTTAGGTGGGTTTCTAACTTGGTGGTTCAAGAGAAAACTGCGATCAGTAGATGAAAAAACAGATAACTTGGAAACATTAATTTCCAGCACATCTACCACAGAAACAATATCAATCACACCAGACGATTACAGCATTCTTCCCTATCTTGAAAATGGTAGCTGCACTAATGGAATATCGCATTTAAATCAAACTACAACTACAACTTCAATGCTATCCGACAAGGAATATCTTAACCTTACTCAAGAAGATAACCTAACAGGTAATTTATTAACAGCAATTGTCACAGGAACAAATACCAGAGTAGATCATACAAATGATTTTGACATTCCTACTGAAACAATAGCTGTTGATTGTGGTGAAGTAGTATGGGATACAGAAGCGCCAGTGGCTGTTGTTAATACACCTTACCCATCAGTACCCAGAATTTCAGGAATTACATTTGATGTAGAACTGCTAACTTACGAATTAACCACTTCACTATCAGAATTACTAGATAACCCAGCAGCGCCATTTCATCAAGATACCACTACTCCACTATCAGAAGTAATAGGTTTTCCACCAATTTCATCCGATGCTGACTCTAGTACTTCACTCTCAGAATTACTCGGTATGGCAGCAACCTCTCTTGATACTGATTCCAGTAATACTCCACTAAAATTACGTCCTGTATCTACAAAAGAGCCTATTACGTCCCTATCAGAATTATTGGGCTTACCACCAGAAACATTAGATTTAGATATAGCACTGAGCAAAGATGAAACAACAAGTTCACTACCTGAACTATTAGATGAGTTAGGAGATTTATTCAACAACTTAGCAGAGGCTGAACTCAAAATTGATCTGACACCAGAAGAGTTTTCCTCAGACTTGTCTATTTCATCAATGTTCTCAGAAGAGACTATTGACTATGCAATCTTGAAAACAGATGCAAAGATAGAAGTTTCATCAGAGTTAAAAATACGAACTAACATCACAGAATTTGCTAGTTTCTTGGATATAGACACAGATAGCAGCATTGTCTTCACACCCCGTACACCTAAGTGGGCTTATGTTTCTTGGTATGTTTCAGAAACTCACAAAGAAGTACTGCGAAAAAAAGGAGGTCGTCTTTTAGCAGTGAGGCTTTATGATGCTACTGACATTGATCTGAGTTATCAAACACCCCAACTAGTTCAGCAGTATGAATGTGAGGAAGCAACTTGCGATCGCTATATAGATATTCCCACTAGCAATCGTGATTACATAACTGAAATTGGCTATACAACAGATAATAATTGTTGGTTAGGTATAGCTCGTTCAGGTACTATTCGGATCTTCAATCCTCCTAGTGAAG